In Ovis canadensis isolate MfBH-ARS-UI-01 breed Bighorn chromosome 19, ARS-UI_OviCan_v2, whole genome shotgun sequence, the genomic window TCATCCCCAACAAACACACATAAGCCAAATTTCAAGGCTTTCGCTTCCAGCTCCGGTAAAGTTCGGGGCGTTTGGAACAGGCATCGCCGGAAGGGCGAGTATAGAGACCCAGACCCCAAGGTCATGGGCGGCGCGGGAAGGATGACTCGGAGCCGGGAAGGGCGGTGGGAATGAGAGCCCAGGCCGAGGCGAGGAGCGAGCTCGCGGCGGCCTTAATTGGGCGCGGAAGGGGAGGAGGGCCCGGCCGATCGCTCGCCGCCCAGCACTAATCCTCTTAGCAGCTGCATTTCCGCGCCACGCAGTTAGCAGAATGACCCTCCCGTTCAGACCTTTACCCCGAGAGGGTCGGGAGGGGGCTGGAAAGGATTGCAAACCGGGCCAGAAGCCGTCTGCCGATAAGCGCGGCAGGGCGTCTGGCAGGGGGACAAAGGGCCCTCGGCCACACTCCTGGATTTAACTCTTCCGCGGGCCCAGGAGTCAGTCGGGGGATGGAGTGGCCCTTGCCCTCCCGGGGACTGAGAGCCGAGGAGGCGACGCTAAACGCTAGGTGACCGACTCCGCAGCCGCCCCGCACAGAGCGCTCCCGCCGCAGAGCTCGCGCCCCGGCCCGGAGCTGCCCCCGCATCCTCAGAGCCCGGGGCTCAGGGAAGGAGGAAGCCGCGTAGCGGGGGTGGAGGCGGCCTGCACCCGCCTGACCTCGGGGGATCCGGAACTCGTGGGTGCTCAGAGGGCCGCGAGGGTGCCCGGGGAGCCCACGTGGGGCCGGGGATGGGAGGCCCAGGAGCGGCCCGGAAGCCGAGGACTTGGGGGTGGAGGCTTGCTGGGCTCCATCAAGCCTGCTGCGGGCAGTCTTGCACCGCCCCTCCCCGGGCCCAACCCCCATTGTCCAGACTTCCCAGAGCGGCGAGGAAACAACCCTATTCACcttcaagaaaaaaagataaacaagaacATCCCCACCCCATCGAGAAGACAGTGTCCACTTAGAGATTCTAGAGCCTTCCGTGGGGGGAGCGGGTTGGTGGAACTGTGTTCCTGCTGGAGGAAAGTGGAGAAAGCAGACATATTTGAAACAAAGATGAACACCCATCGTATAGATGACAGAGCTAGGCCTGTTCCCTTAACGAAccacatttattaaaaatgactACGACTGTACATAAAAATCCAAGGTCTCTAGAAAGCCTGTAAGAGCTGGGGCGTTAAGGTTTCTGCTTCCTCAGGTTACCGAGTTGGGTAGTGGGGGTGGTGGAGGAAGAGGATGACGCGGGGAGTTTTCCTTAACACCGTTTCAAGTTAGTACAGTAGCTGAATACATTCTTAACTAGCTAAGAAGTAAACAGAATATTCCCATATGTTGCCCCCTGCTCCTGTAGCTGTGGTCCAATGATTTGCAAATTCTTTACAAAACCAAAGCACCAATTTTACATAATCTCATATACCTATGCAACTATTTATACAATATTTTCCACATTATTCTACAGTGTATCTAAGCACACACAACTGTACAGTTtaaaattatccttttttttgGCGACCCTTTTTTTTTGGCGACCCCTTTGCTGTCTCCTGAGTCCTATGAGGCCCCCGGCTGGCCCCCAGGGGCGCACAGCGGAGGCCTAGCACATGAGGCGACTGAACTTGGGCAAACATGGCTTGTTTCAAAGCCTGGGAAGATCAGTCAGGCCAAATCAGCACCTTCACAAAGCTCTTCTTGCCTCCCAGGCTTAATGTCTTCTTTCCCTAGCAGAAAGTTAACAGCAAAAATTTCCTTGTTGAAGCTTAAGGCCCACCCTTCTCTCCCAGAAGCAAAACCATTTTACCACCCTGGGCTTCTATTTGGGCTTACagatttacagatgaaaaaaaaaaaaaaaaaaaacaccaaagctTTCAACATCTTTGATAGCGCTAGGCCCTCTGTCTCCACAGCCCCAGTTCACTGAATGTCTAGTGTCTCCAATAAATAAATCTGTAACTTTGAATCACcttcaaatttaaaaacacttgaaAGTCCtctgttaatttctttaaaaaagaaaaaaaaaagtctaggctTGTTTCAGTTACCTGCAGCAATCAAAAAGCTTTGGCACCTTCTTTTAGAGAATTGCACAAAACAGGACACATCGGGGTGGAAGGCAAATGTCTTTTTGGCAACAACCTAGGCAAAGAAGACAACAGAAACACCACCCAGTCCATGGGCAAATGGTGAGCTCGTTTTGACAAGGTTAAAATAACTCTTTAGGGAGTTGTGTAAAAAGCATAATAACCCCCCATGCCTTTTGAGGTGTCTTTACTGTATTCTTCAGCGTTAATGTCCTCACACTTTATGGAGGGAGAATTTTCATTGCTAGACGTGCTAGGAGACAGGCGCCTTCGCTTACAAGCACTGGTATATACCCCCGAATCATTGGAGTCGAGAGACTTGATGGATGGGGGTGTCTCTATCCAAGAAGAGccaatttcttctttgactttctcCTTGGAGAGCTGATCTTCAGAGAACCCTGGGGGGCTTGTTCGGGAGGTCCATGGGAGTCCAGCTGCCATCTTCCTCTGATAAGAGCCtctgcctccccaccctgccaTCGCGGGGAAGGCAGGGTCGGGGTAGTACCCCAGGGCATGGGACGTCTGGAGGGGCAAAGATTTAATGCCATATGGGAGCAAGGTGCTGGAAGAATACTCAGACTCATAGGAACCGATGTCTATTTTGTTGGTCCCAGGTTGCTGGACAGGCGTGACAAGCCACCGCTGGGGAGGGTTGGCCACCTCTTCGCTCTGTTGGGGTGAAAGGAGGCCGTTGGTCTGTGGCACGGTTCTCTCACCATTGTAATATCGGGCTTGAGGTAAAGTGTTGACAAAGGGCTCCGGGAAGAAGGACTGAACGCCGTACCGACCTCCGGGGACAATCTGATGGGATCTAGGAGAATCCGTGGGAGATGGAGTTAACCTGTCATTTTCGGAAGCCGTGTACATGCTACAATACAAagagaaacacttaaaaaaaaaaaaaaaacctaatgttGTCCCCAAACAGTCTACATCCCAGAAATGAAGAAGGCTCTAGAGCCTGAGCGCTGGTCTGCTGAGTGAAGGGCCAGAGGTGGGGAGGCACCAGTCCACTTTAGCTGAACTCTTGGCTCACTGGGATAAAATTTCCCATCATGAAAGAGACAGTTTCCTCCCAGGCATTAAGCATTTAAACTATAGAAATTCCATCTTTGCAAGTCCTAGAACTTGAAGAACTGGGAGCAACTCTCCCGTCTGTAGTAGGGAAGGAATGCTGGCTGAGGTGGGTAGAAATGCCAAATTTGAAAGGCACTTGTGGGCCTTGCTGTTTAATGTTATGAAAATGACATCCTTTTGGTTTAAGGTTTTTCTTATGTAAAAAAAATGAGGGAATAATCCCTGCTCctgagagaattaaaaaaaaaagctgggatCAAATGGGAAGGAGGCATATAAATGCAGATTATGAAAATTTCAAATCTCCactcaaatgttaaaaaaataaaagcttctcaTGTTTAAGCCCTTAACATTTCTTTAGAAATGAACAAAATCCTTCTGTGAAAATTCCGAAGCAAGATTAGTCAAAGccaaatatatgcaaaaataaaaatgggtaaaaaTCCCAACTGTGAAAGCTCTTCCTAGAATATGGTCTCACGAAAGTGTCTGATTCAATATGTCTCACTCAAAGGCAAGGAAAAATAAAGGTGCACTTACGAATCATAGTTGTCCCTGAAGCCTTTTGCAAAGGGATTGTGATCAATCTTTAGTTGAGTTATCTAGATAAGGAAAAAAGACAGTCACTGAGTACTTTCTCTCTCACCCTGGATGGGGCTTTGGGGATGCTGGGGACTCTGGGGCACTCACATCGGTGTTTTGATAGGCAGTCACAGCAATGAACTGCGTTTCTGAGAAAGTGAAGGTCTGTGTCTTAGAGGGCTCATTCAAGTCCTCCACGCCATCCTCTGTGACTTCAACAATGTGCAGTCTCGGCTGGTACTTGTGCAAAGACTGTAACACTATCATCTGCAAATGGTACAGAAAAAAGAGCTGCCAAATCGCAAACGTGAAGTCGACTTTGACCAATTCTATATTTTGGAATGGAACTTGCTTGCTCCTCAGCCCACAGCTAACTTTCTGTTGCCATTTTTGAAACTTAAAACATAGCCAAAATATGTGTGTTTCATAAACACTCTTGCCTCTCGGTTTCCTAAGTCGCCAAAAGATTTCAGTCTTTCTGTTCCTAATTGTTCACCCACTGTTATTGAAATCCAATaggaaaatgaccaaaaaaaaaaaaaaaaagtagaactgAGAaaggtcaaaggaaaaaaaaaatactagaaagtGGCAACAGGTAGCTGCAAATATTATAGACACAGTAAAGAATACagaaactcattagaaaagagatTCACAGCCAGAAGACACCACCTCCCCTGTCACCCTACctgggtgttgttgttgtttgcgcCTTTGTTATTGGTGAGTTTTAACTTCCCAAAGGAAATCTCCTGTCTCATCCAGTGGGAACCAGTATTAGGAGACTCGGGGTGAACATACATTTTGTTGCCtaagagaaaatgaaacaaaacacaaaactcaaGCATATATGGCTGTTTGCAAATGGAGGTAGGGGGAGAGAGAATTTACTACTCATGGGCAAGATTTAAGAGCTAGACTTACAATGCCCGTCTCTCCTTAGGGGCTTAAGACCAGTGGAGACCAAGTAGTCTCTACTGATTCCCCTCCCAGGGGCCCTGTGCTTCCGGCCTTCTTTGGACAAAGCAAAAATGGAGCCAACGGTCAGTGCCTCTTGAAGGTCAGTTTGCGGGAGTCTGAAGCTAGAAGGTCAAGATCTGATGGTGGAAGGTGGTTGGATTTTTATGATAAACTCAACCTTGGGGAGATCTTTTCTCAAGATTAAAATGTCAGGAGCCTTGCCCCCCAGAGAGTTTATGGCAATGATGTCCTCAGAGGAAGGGATGTGGTGGGGCAGGCTAGCTAGGGTCGTGGTTAACATGCTATACGCTAGTCGGCAAGAGGTCTGACTTAGCGATTCTCTCCCTTAATCAAACATTCAACACAAAGAAACTCCTGCTAACACCTCCAGGCCCCGGATGTGGAAGGAGCGATGCGAGATTTGGTTGTGCGTGGTCTGAGCGGGGCTCCCAGCGCTCCACCCTGCCCAGGCTTCCTCTCTCCTCACCCTGCATGTTATTGTCCGCTTTTCCGCAGGTCACCCATTTGCCCCCCTGGAAGCGCCAGTGGTTGGGGTCCGCCAGCACCACTTCTACGAACACGTTGTAGTGGGCGGTGGGATTGAGTCCGTTTATGTTGAAGCTCAAAAAAGGAAACATGCGTCTGTGCAAGGGAATAGAACCAGGAGATGTAAATCGCGACGCCCGGGCACAGACCCACGTTCGAGTACGACACTGGGAAGTCTACAAACAGAATACCGGTGGGTCAAGTGGCCCTCACCACGTACAATATTCTTGAGGTGGCAACTCGCGGGGAAATCTCTTTCCCGCAGTAATTTGCCCCAATGTTATTATTTCCCCAATGCCCGCACTTCTGCATCCCTCACTCAATTTCTCAACCCATTCAGATACTCATTCATTTTCTTCCAGGatgtttctatttaatttttttttttttttacaagtacgAGTGCAAGGGAACATTAAGTTGCTCTcgtttaaaaaaaacagaaacaaaaactctACTGGTAAGGCTAAAAGTGTCCCTCGGACGCCCCTCTCGCAGCACCCACGCCTCACTTTCCCCAGAATGAACCAGTGCCCTCAGTGGGATTTGTGGCCGAACTTTTTCAGGCCCGGCATCCCAGCCCAGTCGGACTCCAGGGGCCGGCCTAACCCACTCCCCGGATCGGCCCTCGCTGCTGTCGCTCACGTCCTCACGCTCGTCCCCCGGATGCGCCCCGTGGAGACCTTGGCGCCTAAAACTGCGGGAGCCCATCTCCAGCGCTCGGGGGGAGCCACCCCTCGAGACTTCTGGCCCGCCTGTAGGGACCCGTGTACAGCTGGGCAGGGGGATCTAGGAAATTCAGCTTTGTGGACAAGCCTCAATTTCCATTTCCGCCTCCTCCTCGTCAGTCCGGGTGAGGACGAGGAGAGCGAAGGGGGTAAGCAGCTTTAGCCTTAGCGCCCTGCACGAAGCGCCGGTGCGCGGACGGACTGGAGACGCGGCGTCTCCGCTGGTAGAGCGAGGAAACTCTCCCAGCCACGAGCGGAGTGGGCGGGCCGCGGGCCCCCATTCCCGGCCACCCCAGGACCACAACAGGCCTTCTTTGCCCCCGCGCCTCCGGGCCCCTCCGCGCTGCGCTCACCTGCCCTGTTTCGTAATGATCATCTCGGTTTGGTGGCGGTGGAATTTGAGCCACAGAGGCCGGTTGCACAGGTAGACGTGGGCGCGGAAGCCGGAGCCGGGAACCCCCAGACCCCCTAGTCCTCCGCAGGTACCTGCGGCTGCCGCCCCTGGGTACGGCCCGTAGAGCGGAGCCCCCTGGCCGTACTGATAGGCGCCCGGGCCGCctccaccgccgccgccgcccgcgccgccgcTCGCGCCGGCTCCCGTGCCGAACTGCGCCCTCCCGGGTGGGCACACGGCCGCGGGGAAGCCGCCGGGGGGCAGCATGGAGCCGTAGGGGTAGCGCGCCCCGTTGGGAGCCGGGTACACAGACCCGTGGGGCGCCCCAGCCGCCGCCTGGTACGGGAAGAGCGAGCAGGGCGCCGCCAGCTCCGAGCCCTGCGACCCGGGGGACTGGAGGTAGTAGCGCTCCGAGCTCAGGCTGTCCAGGGAGTAGCGCGcactggcggcggcggcggcggcggcggcggccgagggCAGCTCCTCCTCCCCGCAGGGGGAGCCCTTGCGGCCGTCCGGGGGCCCCGGCTTGGCCACGGCCGCGGCGCTGGCAAAGGCGTCCCCGGCGTCGGCGTCACTGAGCATGGTTGCGGGGGCCCCCGCGCCGGCGGCCGCAGGTTCCCCGCTCGCCGCCTCGCACGAGAGGCTGCCCGAGAACTTCTTGGGCGCTTTGTCTAAGTCCAGCCTCTGAGGCGAGGGGGCCGCTCCCGGGAGGTGGCCGGCGctcccgccgccgcctcctcgcGCCCCCTCCAGCGGGTAGAAGTGCGCGCCGGGCAGGTTCACAGAGCTCACCAAGAGCTGCTCCCCTAACTGCATGCTTTGCAGAGCGCAGACGGCAGCTGGCTGCTTCCTCTCCGGCCGCGACCTGATTATAAAGGCAGGATGGGGGAGCCAGCGCCCTCTTCCGAGGGGAAGGTAACTTCCCCTTCCTCCCGTGCCGGGTTACCCACCTGGCTACACGCGGGCCGCTAAGGCGCGCGCAATTGCGCGCGGCGATCCCCGAGCCCTTTCCGAATGGAAAGCGCACGGAAGTTTGAAGGCAAGAGGCGAAAGCGGACCGAGAAGCGATCTGCTTTTCCTTCCCGGTCCCTTCTGCCTCTCTGGACCTGTACTCTCCTGGCCCGCACACACAGGAAGAAGTCTTAGATCTCTCTCCCCGTCCGCCACCAGAGCTAGCCTTTCTGCCCTTCTCCACTGACAATCTATCGGTCAGGTGGACCACTTGGAAACTTGCTGGCTGTCATTGGCTGCTTTATATATGTGAGGGCAGGGAGTGGCTTCGCGGCCCCACAGCCTCGGGACCCGCTGATTGGTTGGTGGAGGTGACACTAATTCAATTAGGCATTTACTAATTGGATCAAGTTGcctgagactttattttcctatcctttagcctgattttttttttttttttttgagatgctaTCCTGCTATGAGAATCAGTCCTGGTGTCCGTATTTCGCCGGAGTTTAGGGTCTCCGTATCTGGGTCCACTCTTGGCACAGAAATCAAGACAGCTCTTCgagtgggggtgagggggcgggCGCAGATTgcggaggcaggaggcaggaatGCTCTGCAAGTTGACGGCCTGCAGGAAGGCACCGGTCCCTGAGGGTGACGATCTGGGGCCAGTTGGAGGAAGGCCCGAGAGAAGTCTCTTTCCTCGTCGGGGGCTGTAACTTCAGGCACACTTTCCTCCCCTGGAGGACCCTCTGGCTTTCAACACGCAGGAACCACTTTTTGTTCGGTCCTTCCCTTTTACCCAATGGGAAGGGTTTACTGAGAGGAACTTAGCGCTTTGGGGATTCCGGGGACGGCGAGAGCGCACTGCTATCCTTCAGGACCGAAGCCGTCAGCTTATGAATCAGAAGCCCTGGTGGGGTGGGCTATTGGGAACTCCTGTCATTCCCACGCTCACGCCTGCTTCAGGAGGCAGTCACTTTTACGCCCCACAATTGAAAATCCACTCTCAGTTTCCCTGAATCCCGGATCCCACTCCCTCCCATCTTCAGTTGGACCTGACGCCGAGAAACAAAGGTCCTCAAGCAGCCCCGCGGTTAAGATTCCCTGTGCCTCTCCTCTGCGGCGCAACACAGAAGGTGGAATAATTAGTGAAATAATCAGTTTGATATTGAATTAAACCCTTTTGCCCCAGCTGCCTGTTTCTCCCCTGCGTTTCTGCAAACAGCAGAGCAAGATGATGCTGTTCTATAGCATTGTTTATTAATACAGAAAGTGTGGGGCACGTTTCGTTGCAGATAAGAAGCCTGAATATTTGCTGTTAATAGATAATTATAGACGCCGCTTTTAGTCGCTCCGGGAGCGCGTTTTCCGGCTGAGAGGTCGGGActctgcttcctgaactgcaagcGATCACACGGGAAACTCTTCTCCCGCAACTCTAGGCGGTGGCAGAATTCGTTGAGCGCGTATACGCCGGTGCAGAGCAGCTCGAAGCGTTCCAACTTGGATTCCAACCACAGCAGCGTAGATATTGGCACCTCTGGGTTAGAGAGTGAGGCAGTCCTTCACGCCCTCCGACGCTCCAGGGCGGTTATCAGTTCTACGCGGCAGTGGCCCAGCCAGGTCAAGACCCAGCCAGGGCGAGGGAGGGAGCAGGTTAATCGAGCGGGCCGGGGCTGGGGCCTCGCAGGTCCCGGCACCGAAGCCCCCAGGCCCTTGGAACGTGGTCTGGAGCGCGCTCAGCCCAGCGCTTCTCTCAGGTCGTCCCGCTGGTTTAACGCGGGCTCTCGGTGGCTCTCTGCTTTGATCACCATCCCGTCCACTCCCACCTCCccggcttttgttttcttttgatccACAGAAGTCTTGGAGAATTgcagttttaaagtattttttgtgCTTTTTAGACTCCAAGATACTCAACATGGAGGTTCCGTGAGGCGGGCTTGAGAGCAAGAAGAGAAAGGGCAGTTTGGCAGGGGAGCCTGGGCTGGGGGATCTTGTTACCGCTCAAGCCTCTTCCACATCAGCCTTGACCTGAGCTGCAAGATGTTTGAGGGAAAAGGCAGGGGTGAGATCAAATCTCAcatgttgcttttttcttttttggagacaGAGTGGTTCGAGTGAGGTCGCAGTTTTGTGCCCGATTGCAGCGAGACAGCGGGCCTCGGGGTCCCTTCGAATCGTTTTCGAGGCGGCCGGGGAAGCTCTGCGCGTGGCAAAGCGCCACTGCAGGCAACAGGCATCGCTCCGACCCACTCTGGCGCAAGTAACGCGAGCCAGCTGTCCCCCGCGCCACATCAGAAAGGCTTGATTTTATTCCAGCCCCAGAGCATGCTCTTGAAAGCGTGTGGGTTCATTCGAGTGCTACTTAATTATGAAATATACACACGGTACGTGTAATCAGGATTAGTGTTGATTCTTGGGGCAGGAAATTGCAGTTTATATCTCCCCACCTTCCCAATAGTGCTATTCTTTTGCCCAAACCTGAACACATTTAACAGGCGGAGAAACAAAGAGAAGTTCAAAGACAACCAAAATTCTGACTCCAGGAAACCGTTCTTGGGCCCAGAGTTTTGGAACATGGAAAATACACCCATAATTTATATTacctttataaaaaatatatattacaaattCCTTTTGAACATAATGATAAGCACTGTTTCAactaaagatgattttttttctgactgcataGAGATAAAGAAATCTCATTTACTGTTTTTTCTGTATTAATTAATTACTACTAGTATTATTACATATGGAATATATTAGTCTACATGCCTGGAAAGTTATAGATGAGCAAATCTGTGGTTGATTTCCTACATGAAATAGACTTTCCTTCTGCTGGCTCAGTTTTACTGATAACCAGGGAAAGAGGCATAAAAGTTATTTTCACGCGTCCCAGTCGCACCTTAAAATGTAAAGCTCTCTTTGCCAGAAAcaggaacagaaaagaaagctaAAGCAGCGGCTTCAGTGAACAAGTCAGGCAGCACCCTCCTTAGACTGAGTGGGCAAATAAGACAGCCTTCCAGCCTGTTTGCTGTTTGATTTCAGTGACACCCCAAGCTTCATGAAATCCAAATGAGACATTTATTGAAAGGTGCCTGGTTTTATGTGACTCAACTGACAGTGTAGGGAATGCATTGAACAAAAACATCAACACTAGGGAGGAAACATGGAGACCCCATGGAACCCGGGACCCAAGTGCCGGCTGGATTAACTCAAATCTTGCCCCTTTCAGCCTGAGGTGCAAGGAGCAGGACCCTCTGAAAGCTGCAAGGAAGCCAAGGTTAAGCCAGTGAGTGAGCCTATTAAAGATCGTATGCTGTGTTGCCTTGAGCAATAATACCAACTTCATGCTACCATCTCAAATCGACAACACAAAGTTATTGCCAACCTGACCAGGGcacctcttcttccctttctctcccttaaAGGTAATCAGTGTCAGTGCATTCATCTTTTAAAGGCAAAACTGAGAAGCTTTTGGCTGTAACATGACTATTACATGTCACCAGATACATACCcagatacacacgcacacacatatgaaTAAATTACAAGGGCGAGTTATAGATGAGTGCAGTGAGATATAgttcacccccgccccccacacaacCAAGGGGGCCCATATAAATGTCCCaataaattctattattttcacCCCCACTAAAAATGTGTTATCAAAACACTGTCCGTGTTATTCAAACACTTTGTAAATTCTGAGCAGACTTGCTGCCGGTTCTCCTTTTAACCCTAGGAAAACATTCCAACATTAACCGGTCACCGGTGCTTCGCCTTCACTCTGGGCAAACGTCAATGGGTTTCTTGTGGTGAGTTGGTCCTTTCACTGTTTATCTGTGGCCTTTTCTTTGTTGATGTTGCGTTTCATTTCGCCATCTCGGGTTCACTCTTTGGCCCTTTGTTTTCTGATGGCCAGATCCCCACCTCCACTGGGCTTTCCCGGGGGGAGGGGGCTTCCATCGCGGGAAGGCTGTTCATGTttagactttttttgttttttttaaagagaagtccCGTAAGATAACACATTTTGGCAAGGACAAGCAGTGTT contains:
- the EOMES gene encoding eomesodermin homolog isoform X2 produces the protein MQLGEQLLVSSVNLPGAHFYPLEGARGGGGGSAGHLPGAAPSPQRLDLDKAPKKFSGSLSCEAASGEPAAAGAGAPATMLSDADAGDAFASAAAVAKPGPPDGRKGSPCGEEELPSAAAAAAAAASARYSLDSLSSERYYLQSPGSQGSELAAPCSLFPYQAAAGAPHGSVYPAPNGARYPYGSMLPPGGFPAAVCPPGRAQFGTGAGASGGAGGGGGGGGPGAYQYGQGAPLYGPYPGAAAAGTCGGLGGLGVPGSGFRAHVYLCNRPLWLKFHRHQTEMIITKQGRRMFPFLSFNINGLNPTAHYNVFVEVVLADPNHWRFQGGKWVTCGKADNNMQGNKMYVHPESPNTGSHWMRQEISFGKLKLTNNKGANNNNTQMIVLQSLHKYQPRLHIVEVTEDGVEDLNEPSKTQTFTFSETQFIAVTAYQNTDITQLKIDHNPFAKGFRDNYDSSHQIVPGGRYGVQSFFPEPFVNTLPQARYYNGERTVPQTNGLLSPQQSEEVANPPQRWLVTPVQQPGTNKIDIGSYESEYSSSTLLPYGIKSLPLQTSHALGYYPDPAFPAMAGWGGRGSYQRKMAAGLPWTSRTSPPGFSEDQLSKEKVKEEIGSSWIETPPSIKSLDSNDSGVYTSACKRRRLSPSTSSNENSPSIKCEDINAEEYSKDTSKGMGGYYAFYTTP
- the EOMES gene encoding eomesodermin homolog isoform X1, yielding MQLGEQLLVSSVNLPGAHFYPLEGARGGGGGSAGHLPGAAPSPQRLDLDKAPKKFSGSLSCEAASGEPAAAGAGAPATMLSDADAGDAFASAAAVAKPGPPDGRKGSPCGEEELPSAAAAAAAAASARYSLDSLSSERYYLQSPGSQGSELAAPCSLFPYQAAAGAPHGSVYPAPNGARYPYGSMLPPGGFPAAVCPPGRAQFGTGAGASGGAGGGGGGGGPGAYQYGQGAPLYGPYPGAAAAGTCGGLGGLGVPGSGFRAHVYLCNRPLWLKFHRHQTEMIITKQGRRMFPFLSFNINGLNPTAHYNVFVEVVLADPNHWRFQGGKWVTCGKADNNMQGNKMYVHPESPNTGSHWMRQEISFGKLKLTNNKGANNNNTQMIVLQSLHKYQPRLHIVEVTEDGVEDLNEPSKTQTFTFSETQFIAVTAYQNTDITQLKIDHNPFAKGFRDNYDSMYTASENDRLTPSPTDSPRSHQIVPGGRYGVQSFFPEPFVNTLPQARYYNGERTVPQTNGLLSPQQSEEVANPPQRWLVTPVQQPGTNKIDIGSYESEYSSSTLLPYGIKSLPLQTSHALGYYPDPAFPAMAGWGGRGSYQRKMAAGLPWTSRTSPPGFSEDQLSKEKVKEEIGSSWIETPPSIKSLDSNDSGVYTSACKRRRLSPSTSSNENSPSIKCEDINAEEYSKDTSKGMGGYYAFYTTP